A genomic stretch from Pseudomonas mendocina includes:
- a CDS encoding CYTH domain-containing protein, with protein MNKETEIKLRASRETLAALRDHPLLKKRNKSGWQRHELFNQYFDTPARDLAQAKVALRLRRDGEQVIQTLKSRGQSVAGLSERNEWDWYLSKAKLDLKKLDDSCWPASLAELDKKQLMPIFTTDFVREKAEIAWGRGKAKVVIEAALDLGKVIAGEGEEEICELELELREGEPAALLELAAELAADLPLMPCDISKAERGYRLFNSASYSLNLPLPVLTPETTLDDSVLALGWHLLGSSQRLAEQYRFNGHWRLLVEWVERLSELRALLGSLGQAAPRASSHDLRERLDALLQDWRPRVLAGQEDEQIRQQAPELFAAELQGVRWGVLSLTASRWFLGRAWTQQRNGRGDRQGAAALGSWLATLLAEEGSALQIRRYQQQPEDLAEQLPRIGRLLVWLRLARNVLDVVEADRLYGEMGKLEALAEHAVAADVLEARMTQLQIIGSLKAWRQLVK; from the coding sequence ATGAACAAAGAAACCGAAATCAAATTGCGCGCCAGCCGGGAAACCTTGGCGGCACTGCGTGACCACCCGCTACTGAAAAAACGTAACAAGAGTGGCTGGCAGCGTCATGAGTTGTTCAATCAGTATTTCGACACGCCTGCCCGTGATTTGGCTCAGGCCAAGGTCGCTTTGCGCTTGCGCCGTGATGGCGAGCAAGTCATTCAGACTTTGAAAAGCCGTGGCCAGAGTGTCGCTGGGCTGTCCGAGCGCAACGAGTGGGACTGGTATTTGAGTAAGGCCAAGCTGGACTTGAAAAAGCTCGATGACAGCTGCTGGCCTGCCTCCCTTGCCGAGTTGGACAAGAAGCAGCTGATGCCCATCTTCACAACGGACTTTGTCCGCGAGAAGGCGGAAATCGCTTGGGGGCGCGGCAAAGCCAAGGTGGTGATTGAGGCTGCACTGGACTTGGGTAAAGTGATTGCCGGTGAGGGTGAGGAAGAAATTTGCGAACTTGAGCTGGAGCTGCGCGAAGGTGAACCTGCAGCGCTGCTGGAGTTGGCTGCTGAGCTGGCAGCAGATCTACCGCTGATGCCGTGCGATATCAGCAAGGCGGAGCGTGGCTATCGTCTGTTCAACTCTGCCAGTTACAGCTTGAATCTGCCATTGCCGGTTCTGACGCCCGAAACCACTCTGGATGACAGTGTGCTGGCGTTGGGTTGGCACCTGCTTGGTAGCAGCCAGCGTCTGGCTGAACAGTACCGTTTCAATGGTCACTGGCGCCTGTTGGTGGAGTGGGTTGAGCGTCTGTCTGAGCTGCGTGCGTTGCTTGGCAGCTTGGGTCAGGCTGCGCCGCGTGCAAGCTCCCATGATTTGCGTGAGAGGTTGGACGCTCTGCTGCAAGACTGGCGACCTCGTGTTCTTGCAGGGCAAGAGGACGAACAAATTCGTCAGCAGGCACCGGAGCTGTTCGCGGCAGAGTTGCAGGGCGTACGCTGGGGTGTGTTGTCGTTGACGGCATCACGCTGGTTCCTTGGCCGTGCCTGGACACAGCAGCGCAATGGCCGAGGTGATCGTCAAGGGGCAGCGGCACTCGGCAGCTGGTTGGCAACATTGCTGGCTGAAGAGGGCAGCGCTTTGCAAATCCGTCGTTATCAGCAGCAGCCGGAAGACTTGGCTGAGCAGTTGCCGCGCATTGGTCGTCTGCTGGTTTGGCTGCGTTTGGCTCGTAACGTACTGGATGTGGTTGAGGCTGACCGCTTGTATGGCGAAATGGGCAAGCTGGAGGCGTTAGCTGAACACGCCGTTGCTGCAGATGTGCTGGAAGCGCGTATGACTCAGCTGCAGATCATTGGCTCACTCAAAGCCTGGCGCCAGTTGGTCAAATAA
- a CDS encoding glutamine synthetase family protein, producing MSVPPRAVQLNEANAFLKEHPEVQFVDLLIADMNGVVRGKRIDRNALHKVYEKGINLPASLFALDINGSTVESTGLGLDIGDADRICFPIPDTLCNEPWQKRPTAQLLMTMHELDGTPFFADPREVLRQVVEKFDELGLRICAAFELEFYLIDQENVNGRPQPPRSPISGKRPHSTQVYLIDDLDEYVDCLQDMLEAAKEQGIPADAIVKESAPAQFEVNLHHVEDAIKACDYALLLKRLIKNIAYDHEMDSTFMAKPYPGQAGNGLHVHISLLDKKTGKNIFASENPLESEPLRHAIGGILDTLSASMAFLCPNVNSYRRFGAQFYVPNAPSWALDNRTVAVRVPTGSPDAIRIEHRVAGADANPYLMLASILAGIHHGLTNQIDPGEPIEGNSYEQLEPSLPNNLRDALRELDDSEVLNKYISPNYIDIFVACKEAELQEFETTISDLEYNWYLHTV from the coding sequence ATGTCGGTACCACCGCGTGCCGTTCAGCTTAACGAAGCGAACGCGTTCCTTAAGGAACATCCTGAGGTCCAGTTCGTCGACCTTCTTATTGCAGATATGAATGGAGTCGTGCGAGGCAAACGAATAGATCGGAATGCCCTGCACAAGGTTTACGAGAAAGGTATCAACCTTCCGGCGTCACTTTTTGCTCTCGACATCAATGGTTCCACCGTAGAAAGCACCGGCCTCGGCCTGGACATCGGTGACGCTGACCGCATCTGCTTCCCCATTCCCGATACCCTCTGCAATGAACCATGGCAGAAGCGCCCAACGGCACAGCTGCTCATGACCATGCACGAACTGGACGGCACCCCGTTTTTCGCCGATCCACGAGAGGTATTGCGTCAAGTAGTAGAGAAATTCGACGAACTGGGCCTGCGCATCTGTGCAGCGTTTGAACTTGAGTTTTACCTGATCGACCAGGAGAACGTGAATGGCCGTCCACAGCCACCACGCTCCCCGATCTCCGGTAAACGCCCACATTCCACTCAGGTTTACCTGATCGACGACCTCGACGAGTACGTCGACTGCCTGCAAGACATGCTTGAAGCCGCCAAGGAACAAGGCATCCCGGCAGACGCTATCGTCAAGGAAAGTGCTCCGGCGCAGTTCGAAGTCAACCTGCACCACGTGGAAGACGCCATCAAGGCGTGCGACTACGCCCTGCTGCTCAAGCGTCTGATCAAAAACATCGCCTACGACCACGAGATGGACTCGACCTTTATGGCCAAGCCCTATCCGGGTCAGGCAGGTAACGGTCTGCACGTTCACATTTCGTTGCTGGACAAGAAGACGGGCAAAAACATTTTTGCCTCGGAAAACCCGCTGGAAAGCGAGCCACTGCGCCATGCCATCGGCGGTATCCTGGATACCCTGTCGGCCTCAATGGCCTTCTTGTGCCCGAACGTCAACTCGTACCGTCGCTTTGGCGCACAGTTCTATGTGCCGAATGCGCCGAGCTGGGCGCTCGACAACCGTACCGTAGCGGTTCGTGTCCCGACTGGCAGCCCCGATGCAATTCGCATCGAACACCGTGTTGCTGGCGCCGATGCTAACCCGTACCTGATGCTGGCCTCGATTCTGGCCGGTATTCACCACGGCCTGACCAACCAGATCGACCCAGGCGAGCCGATTGAGGGCAACTCCTACGAGCAACTCGAACCGAGCCTGCCGAACAACCTGCGCGATGCGCTGCGCGAGTTGGATGACAGTGAGGTGCTGAACAAATACATCAGCCCTAACTACATCGACATTTTTGTCGCCTGTAAGGAAGCCGAACTGCAAGAATTCGAGACAACCATCTCGGACTTGGAGTACAACTGGTACCTGCACACAGTCTGA
- a CDS encoding extracellular solute-binding protein: protein MLRLAVPLLFAMTPLLSCAEEVIRVYNWNDYIAPQVLTDFTAQTGIKVDYQTFSTAEELDAALNKGEAFDVAVAQHNSLPALIEKQLIKPLDYAQLPNRKHIDKQLLSTLIALDPNNQHAMPYQWGAMGLAINVPKAEAAYGGPLPNSWSLIFDAEQSARLASCGMSVLDAPDEVLTALLNYQGYNLARSGRSRIERSGRLLDALRPHLKYVDSERYIDDLNQGNLCVAVAWVGDALVAEQAGQPVRFLIPDEGSVLFIDNMVIPAKAARPDLAHKFINYLMDPKVAALTTAETLYPSGNADVKEHLDESLRNMPDLYPSRETKRRLYILETLPEKHQSVRDEVWARFRTDI from the coding sequence ATGCTTCGCCTCGCTGTCCCGCTGCTGTTCGCAATGACACCGCTGCTGAGTTGTGCTGAAGAGGTAATCCGCGTTTACAACTGGAACGACTACATCGCACCTCAGGTGCTGACTGATTTCACGGCCCAAACCGGCATCAAAGTGGACTACCAAACGTTCAGCACCGCTGAAGAATTGGACGCTGCATTGAATAAAGGGGAAGCCTTCGATGTGGCCGTGGCGCAGCACAATTCGCTGCCAGCGCTGATTGAAAAGCAGCTCATCAAACCGCTCGACTACGCCCAGCTGCCCAATCGCAAGCACATCGACAAGCAGTTGCTGAGTACCCTGATTGCCCTTGACCCCAACAACCAGCACGCCATGCCCTATCAGTGGGGCGCAATGGGCCTGGCAATCAACGTACCCAAAGCTGAAGCGGCTTATGGCGGCCCGCTGCCCAACAGCTGGAGCCTGATCTTCGATGCAGAACAAAGCGCCCGTCTTGCCAGCTGCGGCATGAGCGTGCTGGACGCACCGGACGAAGTGCTGACTGCACTGCTCAACTACCAAGGCTACAACCTGGCTCGCAGCGGACGTAGCCGCATTGAGCGCAGCGGGCGCCTTTTGGACGCGCTGCGCCCTCACCTGAAGTACGTCGACAGTGAGCGCTACATTGATGACCTAAACCAAGGCAACTTGTGTGTCGCGGTGGCCTGGGTGGGTGATGCGCTGGTGGCGGAACAAGCAGGCCAACCCGTGCGGTTCCTTATCCCGGATGAAGGATCGGTGTTGTTTATTGACAACATGGTCATCCCCGCCAAGGCGGCGCGGCCTGACCTCGCCCATAAATTCATCAACTACCTAATGGACCCGAAGGTAGCCGCGCTGACTACGGCTGAAACCCTTTACCCAAGCGGTAATGCCGACGTTAAGGAGCACCTGGACGAGTCACTGCGCAATATGCCGGACCTGTATCCAAGCCGCGAAACCAAACGCAGGCTCTACATTCTGGAAACTCTGCCTGAGAAGCACCAAAGCGTTCGCGATGAAGTGTGGGCGCGTTTCCGCACAGATATCTGA